One genomic region from Prionailurus bengalensis isolate Pbe53 chromosome C1, Fcat_Pben_1.1_paternal_pri, whole genome shotgun sequence encodes:
- the TARS2 gene encoding threonine--tRNA ligase, mitochondrial isoform X2, protein MALCQRWRRLRLPGLQTCRLHTAAVPAPPQWLAERLGLFEELWTAQVKKLASVAQKEHQTIKISLPGGQRVDAVAWSTTPYQLAQQISSTLADTAVAAQVNGELYDLERPLETDSDLRFLTFSSAEGKAVFWHSSTHVLGAAAEQLLGAVLCRGPSTECGFYHDFFLGKERTVRGSELPALERICQELTAAAQPFRRLEASQDQLRQLFKDNPFKLRLIEKKVTGPTAIVYGCGMLVDLCRGPHLRHTGQIGGLKLLTNSSSLWRSSGAPEPLQRVSGISFPTMEELRAWEEGREEAELRDHRRIGKAQELFFFHELSPGSCFFLPRGTRVYNALVAFIRAEYTRRGFSEVKTPILFSTKLWEVSGHWEHYQEDMFALQPPNSDRLSSSLSDHATSHPADTLALKPMNCPAHCLMFAHRPRSWRELPLRLADFGALHRAEASGSLGGLTRLRCFQQDDAHIFCAPDQLETEIQGCLDFLRSVYTVLGFSFRLALSTRPSSFLGEPCLWDQAEQVLQRALEEFGEPWELNPGDGAFYGPKIDVHLRDALGRPHQCGTIQLDFQLPLRFDLQYKGQAGAPERPVVIHRAVLGSVERMLGVLAESCGGKWPLWLSPFQVVVIPVGTEQEEYAREAQRRLQAAGLVCDLDADSGLTLSRRVRRAQLAHYNFQFVVGQKEQSKRTVNIRTRDNCQLGERDLTEAVQRLLELQNTRVPNAERVF, encoded by the exons GCAGCTGTGCCAGCCCCTCCACAGTGGTTGGCAGAGCGGCTCGGCCTTTTTGAGGAGCTATGGACTGCTCAAGTAAAGAAGTTAGCAAGCGTGGCACAGAAGGAGCACCAGACTATTAAGATATCACTTCCTGGAGGCCAGAGGGTGGATGCTGTGGCATGGAGCACAACCCCTTACCAGCTAGCCCAGCAGATCAG TTCAACATTGGCAGATACTGCAGTGGCTGCTCAAGTGAATGGAGAACTTTATGATCTGGAACGGCCTTTGGAGACAGATTCTGACCTCAGATTTCTGACATTCAGTTCTGCAGAGGGCAAAGCA GTGTTCTGGCACTCCAGCACCCATGTCCTGGGAGCAGCAGCTGAACAGCTCCTTGGTGCTGTCCTCTGCCGAGGTCCAAGTACAGAATGTGGCTTCTACCATGATTTCTTCCTGGGAAAGGAACG GACAGTCCGGGGCTCAGAGCTGCCTGCTTTGGAGCGGATTTGCCAGGAACTTACAGCTGCTGCTCAACCCTTCCGGAGGCTAGAGGCTTCCCAGGATCAGCTTCGCCAGCTCttcaag GATAACCCCTTTAAGCTTCGCCTGATTGAGAAGAAAGTGACAGGTCCAACAGCAATAGTATATGG GTGTGGCATGCTGGTAGACCTCTGCCGGGGCCCCCACCTTCGGCATACTGGACAAATTGGAGGACTGAAGCTGCTGACG AACTCGTCATCCCTGTGGAGGTCTTCAGGTGCCCCAGAGCCACTGCAGCGAGTGTCAGGGATCTCCTTCCCCACAATGGAGGAGTTGAGAGcctgggaagaagggagggaggaagcggaGTTACGGGACCACCGGCGCAttgggaag GCACAGGAGCTCTTCTTCTTCCATGAACTGAGCCCCGGGAGCTGTTTCTTCCTGCCTCGAGGGACGAGGGTGTATAACGCACTGGTGGCTTTCATCAGG GCCGAGTACACCCGCCGTGGTTTTTCTGAGGTGaaaacccccatactgttttctacgAAGCTCTGGGAGGTGTCAGGACACTGGGAGCATTATCAGGAAGATATGTTTGCCCTGCAGCCCCCCAACTCTGACAGGCTCTCCAGCTCCCTGAGTGACCACGCTACTAGCCATCCTGCAGACACACTCGCCCTGAAGCCCATGAACTGCCCTGCACACTG CCTGATGTTCGCTCACCGGCCCAGATCCTGGCGAGAGCTGCCCCTGCGCCTGGCAGACTTTGGGGCCCTGCACCGGGCCGAGGCCTCTGGCAGTCTGGGGGGACTGACCCGGCTGCGGTGCTTCCAGCAGGATGACGCTCACATCTTCTGTGCACCGGATCAG CTTGAAACAGAGATACAAGGCTGTCTTGATTTCCTCCGCTCTGTCTACACTGTCCTTGGCTTCTCCTTCCGCCTGGCTCTATCCACCCGGCCATCTAGCTTCCTGGGCGAGCCTTGCCTTTGGGACCAGGCTGAGCAG GTCCTTCAACGGGCCCTGGAAGAATTTGGAGAACCCTGGGAACTCAACCCTGGAGATGGTGCCTTTTATGGGCCTAAA ATTGACGTGCACCTCCGCGATGCCCTGGGCCGGCCCCATCAGTGTGGGACAATCCAACTTGACTTCCAGCTGCCCCTGAGATTTGACCTCCAGTACAAGGG GCAGGCGGGGGCCCCAGAGCGTCCAGTCGTCATTCACCGAGCAGTGCTAGGTTCTGTGGAAAGGATGTTGGGAGTGCTAGCGGAAAGCTGTGGCGGAAAATG GCCACTGTGGCTGTCCCCGTTCCAGGTGGTGGTCATCCCTGTGGGAACTGAGCAAGAGGAATATGCCAGGGAG GCGCAGCGGAGGCTGCAGGCTGCAGGGCTGGTCTGCGACCTGGATGCTGACTCGGGGCTGACGCTCAGCCGGAGAGTCCGCCGGGCTCAGCTCGCCCACTACAATTTTCAGTTTG TGGTTGGCCAGAAAGAGCAGAGTAAGAGAACAGTGAACATTCGGACTCGAGACAACTGCCAGCTTGGAGAGCGGGACTTGACTGAGGCCGTGCAGAGGCTGCTGGAGCTCCAGAACACCAGGGTGCCAAACGCTGAGCGAGTGTTCTGA
- the TARS2 gene encoding threonine--tRNA ligase, mitochondrial isoform X1: MALCQRWRRLRLPGLQTCRLHTAAVPAPPQWLAERLGLFEELWTAQVKKLASVAQKEHQTIKISLPGGQRVDAVAWSTTPYQLAQQISSTLADTAVAAQVNGELYDLERPLETDSDLRFLTFSSAEGKAVFWHSSTHVLGAAAEQLLGAVLCRGPSTECGFYHDFFLGKERTVRGSELPALERICQELTAAAQPFRRLEASQDQLRQLFKDNPFKLRLIEKKVTGPTAIVYGCGMLVDLCRGPHLRHTGQIGGLKLLTNSSSLWRSSGAPEPLQRVSGISFPTMEELRAWEEGREEAELRDHRRIGKAQELFFFHELSPGSCFFLPRGTRVYNALVAFIRAEYTRRGFSEVKTPILFSTKLWEVSGHWEHYQEDMFALQPPNSDRLSSSLSDHATSHPADTLALKPMNCPAHCLMFAHRPRSWRELPLRLADFGALHRAEASGSLGGLTRLRCFQQDDAHIFCAPDQLETEIQGCLDFLRSVYTVLGFSFRLALSTRPSSFLGEPCLWDQAEQVLQRALEEFGEPWELNPGDGAFYGPKASVSLLQIDVHLRDALGRPHQCGTIQLDFQLPLRFDLQYKGQAGAPERPVVIHRAVLGSVERMLGVLAESCGGKWPLWLSPFQVVVIPVGTEQEEYAREAQRRLQAAGLVCDLDADSGLTLSRRVRRAQLAHYNFQFVVGQKEQSKRTVNIRTRDNCQLGERDLTEAVQRLLELQNTRVPNAERVF; this comes from the exons GCAGCTGTGCCAGCCCCTCCACAGTGGTTGGCAGAGCGGCTCGGCCTTTTTGAGGAGCTATGGACTGCTCAAGTAAAGAAGTTAGCAAGCGTGGCACAGAAGGAGCACCAGACTATTAAGATATCACTTCCTGGAGGCCAGAGGGTGGATGCTGTGGCATGGAGCACAACCCCTTACCAGCTAGCCCAGCAGATCAG TTCAACATTGGCAGATACTGCAGTGGCTGCTCAAGTGAATGGAGAACTTTATGATCTGGAACGGCCTTTGGAGACAGATTCTGACCTCAGATTTCTGACATTCAGTTCTGCAGAGGGCAAAGCA GTGTTCTGGCACTCCAGCACCCATGTCCTGGGAGCAGCAGCTGAACAGCTCCTTGGTGCTGTCCTCTGCCGAGGTCCAAGTACAGAATGTGGCTTCTACCATGATTTCTTCCTGGGAAAGGAACG GACAGTCCGGGGCTCAGAGCTGCCTGCTTTGGAGCGGATTTGCCAGGAACTTACAGCTGCTGCTCAACCCTTCCGGAGGCTAGAGGCTTCCCAGGATCAGCTTCGCCAGCTCttcaag GATAACCCCTTTAAGCTTCGCCTGATTGAGAAGAAAGTGACAGGTCCAACAGCAATAGTATATGG GTGTGGCATGCTGGTAGACCTCTGCCGGGGCCCCCACCTTCGGCATACTGGACAAATTGGAGGACTGAAGCTGCTGACG AACTCGTCATCCCTGTGGAGGTCTTCAGGTGCCCCAGAGCCACTGCAGCGAGTGTCAGGGATCTCCTTCCCCACAATGGAGGAGTTGAGAGcctgggaagaagggagggaggaagcggaGTTACGGGACCACCGGCGCAttgggaag GCACAGGAGCTCTTCTTCTTCCATGAACTGAGCCCCGGGAGCTGTTTCTTCCTGCCTCGAGGGACGAGGGTGTATAACGCACTGGTGGCTTTCATCAGG GCCGAGTACACCCGCCGTGGTTTTTCTGAGGTGaaaacccccatactgttttctacgAAGCTCTGGGAGGTGTCAGGACACTGGGAGCATTATCAGGAAGATATGTTTGCCCTGCAGCCCCCCAACTCTGACAGGCTCTCCAGCTCCCTGAGTGACCACGCTACTAGCCATCCTGCAGACACACTCGCCCTGAAGCCCATGAACTGCCCTGCACACTG CCTGATGTTCGCTCACCGGCCCAGATCCTGGCGAGAGCTGCCCCTGCGCCTGGCAGACTTTGGGGCCCTGCACCGGGCCGAGGCCTCTGGCAGTCTGGGGGGACTGACCCGGCTGCGGTGCTTCCAGCAGGATGACGCTCACATCTTCTGTGCACCGGATCAG CTTGAAACAGAGATACAAGGCTGTCTTGATTTCCTCCGCTCTGTCTACACTGTCCTTGGCTTCTCCTTCCGCCTGGCTCTATCCACCCGGCCATCTAGCTTCCTGGGCGAGCCTTGCCTTTGGGACCAGGCTGAGCAG GTCCTTCAACGGGCCCTGGAAGAATTTGGAGAACCCTGGGAACTCAACCCTGGAGATGGTGCCTTTTATGGGCCTAAA GCCTCCGTCTCTCTCCTCCAGATTGACGTGCACCTCCGCGATGCCCTGGGCCGGCCCCATCAGTGTGGGACAATCCAACTTGACTTCCAGCTGCCCCTGAGATTTGACCTCCAGTACAAGGG GCAGGCGGGGGCCCCAGAGCGTCCAGTCGTCATTCACCGAGCAGTGCTAGGTTCTGTGGAAAGGATGTTGGGAGTGCTAGCGGAAAGCTGTGGCGGAAAATG GCCACTGTGGCTGTCCCCGTTCCAGGTGGTGGTCATCCCTGTGGGAACTGAGCAAGAGGAATATGCCAGGGAG GCGCAGCGGAGGCTGCAGGCTGCAGGGCTGGTCTGCGACCTGGATGCTGACTCGGGGCTGACGCTCAGCCGGAGAGTCCGCCGGGCTCAGCTCGCCCACTACAATTTTCAGTTTG TGGTTGGCCAGAAAGAGCAGAGTAAGAGAACAGTGAACATTCGGACTCGAGACAACTGCCAGCTTGGAGAGCGGGACTTGACTGAGGCCGTGCAGAGGCTGCTGGAGCTCCAGAACACCAGGGTGCCAAACGCTGAGCGAGTGTTCTGA
- the TARS2 gene encoding threonine--tRNA ligase, mitochondrial isoform X16: MALCQRWRRLRLPGLQTCRLHTAAVPAPPQWLAERLGLFEELWTAQVKKLASVAQKEHQTIKISLPGGQRVDAVAWSTTPYQLAQQISSTLADTAVAAQVNGELYDLERPLETDSDLRFLTFSSAEGKAVFWHSSTHVLGAAAEQLLGAVLCRGPSTECGFYHDFFLGKERTVRGSELPALERICQELTAAAQPFRRLEASQDQLRQLFKDNPFKLRLIEKKVTGPTAIVYGCGMLVDLCRGPHLRHTGQIGGLKLLTAEYTRRGFSEVKTPILFSTKLWEVSGHWEHYQEDMFALQPPNSDRLSSSLSDHATSHPADTLALKPMNCPAHCLMFAHRPRSWRELPLRLADFGALHRAEASGSLGGLTRLRCFQQDDAHIFCAPDQLETEIQGCLDFLRSVYTVLGFSFRLALSTRPSSFLGEPCLWDQAEQVLQRALEEFGEPWELNPGDGAFYGPKIDVHLRDALGRPHQCGTIQLDFQLPLRFDLQYKGQAGAPERPVVIHRAVLGSVERMLGVLAESCGGKWPLWLSPFQVVVIPVGTEQEEYAREAQRRLQAAGLVCDLDADSGLTLSRRVRRAQLAHYNFQFVVGQKEQSKRTVNIRTRDNCQLGERDLTEAVQRLLELQNTRVPNAERVF, from the exons GCAGCTGTGCCAGCCCCTCCACAGTGGTTGGCAGAGCGGCTCGGCCTTTTTGAGGAGCTATGGACTGCTCAAGTAAAGAAGTTAGCAAGCGTGGCACAGAAGGAGCACCAGACTATTAAGATATCACTTCCTGGAGGCCAGAGGGTGGATGCTGTGGCATGGAGCACAACCCCTTACCAGCTAGCCCAGCAGATCAG TTCAACATTGGCAGATACTGCAGTGGCTGCTCAAGTGAATGGAGAACTTTATGATCTGGAACGGCCTTTGGAGACAGATTCTGACCTCAGATTTCTGACATTCAGTTCTGCAGAGGGCAAAGCA GTGTTCTGGCACTCCAGCACCCATGTCCTGGGAGCAGCAGCTGAACAGCTCCTTGGTGCTGTCCTCTGCCGAGGTCCAAGTACAGAATGTGGCTTCTACCATGATTTCTTCCTGGGAAAGGAACG GACAGTCCGGGGCTCAGAGCTGCCTGCTTTGGAGCGGATTTGCCAGGAACTTACAGCTGCTGCTCAACCCTTCCGGAGGCTAGAGGCTTCCCAGGATCAGCTTCGCCAGCTCttcaag GATAACCCCTTTAAGCTTCGCCTGATTGAGAAGAAAGTGACAGGTCCAACAGCAATAGTATATGG GTGTGGCATGCTGGTAGACCTCTGCCGGGGCCCCCACCTTCGGCATACTGGACAAATTGGAGGACTGAAGCTGCTGACG GCCGAGTACACCCGCCGTGGTTTTTCTGAGGTGaaaacccccatactgttttctacgAAGCTCTGGGAGGTGTCAGGACACTGGGAGCATTATCAGGAAGATATGTTTGCCCTGCAGCCCCCCAACTCTGACAGGCTCTCCAGCTCCCTGAGTGACCACGCTACTAGCCATCCTGCAGACACACTCGCCCTGAAGCCCATGAACTGCCCTGCACACTG CCTGATGTTCGCTCACCGGCCCAGATCCTGGCGAGAGCTGCCCCTGCGCCTGGCAGACTTTGGGGCCCTGCACCGGGCCGAGGCCTCTGGCAGTCTGGGGGGACTGACCCGGCTGCGGTGCTTCCAGCAGGATGACGCTCACATCTTCTGTGCACCGGATCAG CTTGAAACAGAGATACAAGGCTGTCTTGATTTCCTCCGCTCTGTCTACACTGTCCTTGGCTTCTCCTTCCGCCTGGCTCTATCCACCCGGCCATCTAGCTTCCTGGGCGAGCCTTGCCTTTGGGACCAGGCTGAGCAG GTCCTTCAACGGGCCCTGGAAGAATTTGGAGAACCCTGGGAACTCAACCCTGGAGATGGTGCCTTTTATGGGCCTAAA ATTGACGTGCACCTCCGCGATGCCCTGGGCCGGCCCCATCAGTGTGGGACAATCCAACTTGACTTCCAGCTGCCCCTGAGATTTGACCTCCAGTACAAGGG GCAGGCGGGGGCCCCAGAGCGTCCAGTCGTCATTCACCGAGCAGTGCTAGGTTCTGTGGAAAGGATGTTGGGAGTGCTAGCGGAAAGCTGTGGCGGAAAATG GCCACTGTGGCTGTCCCCGTTCCAGGTGGTGGTCATCCCTGTGGGAACTGAGCAAGAGGAATATGCCAGGGAG GCGCAGCGGAGGCTGCAGGCTGCAGGGCTGGTCTGCGACCTGGATGCTGACTCGGGGCTGACGCTCAGCCGGAGAGTCCGCCGGGCTCAGCTCGCCCACTACAATTTTCAGTTTG TGGTTGGCCAGAAAGAGCAGAGTAAGAGAACAGTGAACATTCGGACTCGAGACAACTGCCAGCTTGGAGAGCGGGACTTGACTGAGGCCGTGCAGAGGCTGCTGGAGCTCCAGAACACCAGGGTGCCAAACGCTGAGCGAGTGTTCTGA
- the TARS2 gene encoding threonine--tRNA ligase, mitochondrial isoform X5, producing MALCQRWRRLRLPGLQTCRLHTAAVPAPPQWLAERLGLFEELWTAQVKKLASVAQKEHQTIKISLPGGQRVDAVAWSTTPYQLAQQISSTLADTAVAAQVNGELYDLERPLETDSDLRFLTFSSAEGKAVFWHSSTHVLGAAAEQLLGAVLCRGPSTECGFYHDFFLGKERTVRGSELPALERICQELTAAAQPFRRLEASQDQLRQLFKDNPFKLRLIEKKVTGPTAIVYGCGMLVDLCRGPHLRHTGQIGGLKLLTNSSSLWRSSGAPEPLQRVSGISFPTMEELRAWEEGREEAELRDHRRIGKAQELFFFHELSPGSCFFLPRGTRVYNALVAFIRAEYTRRGFSEPPNSDRLSSSLSDHATSHPADTLALKPMNCPAHCLMFAHRPRSWRELPLRLADFGALHRAEASGSLGGLTRLRCFQQDDAHIFCAPDQLETEIQGCLDFLRSVYTVLGFSFRLALSTRPSSFLGEPCLWDQAEQVLQRALEEFGEPWELNPGDGAFYGPKASVSLLQIDVHLRDALGRPHQCGTIQLDFQLPLRFDLQYKGQAGAPERPVVIHRAVLGSVERMLGVLAESCGGKWPLWLSPFQVVVIPVGTEQEEYAREAQRRLQAAGLVCDLDADSGLTLSRRVRRAQLAHYNFQFVVGQKEQSKRTVNIRTRDNCQLGERDLTEAVQRLLELQNTRVPNAERVF from the exons GCAGCTGTGCCAGCCCCTCCACAGTGGTTGGCAGAGCGGCTCGGCCTTTTTGAGGAGCTATGGACTGCTCAAGTAAAGAAGTTAGCAAGCGTGGCACAGAAGGAGCACCAGACTATTAAGATATCACTTCCTGGAGGCCAGAGGGTGGATGCTGTGGCATGGAGCACAACCCCTTACCAGCTAGCCCAGCAGATCAG TTCAACATTGGCAGATACTGCAGTGGCTGCTCAAGTGAATGGAGAACTTTATGATCTGGAACGGCCTTTGGAGACAGATTCTGACCTCAGATTTCTGACATTCAGTTCTGCAGAGGGCAAAGCA GTGTTCTGGCACTCCAGCACCCATGTCCTGGGAGCAGCAGCTGAACAGCTCCTTGGTGCTGTCCTCTGCCGAGGTCCAAGTACAGAATGTGGCTTCTACCATGATTTCTTCCTGGGAAAGGAACG GACAGTCCGGGGCTCAGAGCTGCCTGCTTTGGAGCGGATTTGCCAGGAACTTACAGCTGCTGCTCAACCCTTCCGGAGGCTAGAGGCTTCCCAGGATCAGCTTCGCCAGCTCttcaag GATAACCCCTTTAAGCTTCGCCTGATTGAGAAGAAAGTGACAGGTCCAACAGCAATAGTATATGG GTGTGGCATGCTGGTAGACCTCTGCCGGGGCCCCCACCTTCGGCATACTGGACAAATTGGAGGACTGAAGCTGCTGACG AACTCGTCATCCCTGTGGAGGTCTTCAGGTGCCCCAGAGCCACTGCAGCGAGTGTCAGGGATCTCCTTCCCCACAATGGAGGAGTTGAGAGcctgggaagaagggagggaggaagcggaGTTACGGGACCACCGGCGCAttgggaag GCACAGGAGCTCTTCTTCTTCCATGAACTGAGCCCCGGGAGCTGTTTCTTCCTGCCTCGAGGGACGAGGGTGTATAACGCACTGGTGGCTTTCATCAGG GCCGAGTACACCCGCCGTGGTTTTTCTGAG CCCCCCAACTCTGACAGGCTCTCCAGCTCCCTGAGTGACCACGCTACTAGCCATCCTGCAGACACACTCGCCCTGAAGCCCATGAACTGCCCTGCACACTG CCTGATGTTCGCTCACCGGCCCAGATCCTGGCGAGAGCTGCCCCTGCGCCTGGCAGACTTTGGGGCCCTGCACCGGGCCGAGGCCTCTGGCAGTCTGGGGGGACTGACCCGGCTGCGGTGCTTCCAGCAGGATGACGCTCACATCTTCTGTGCACCGGATCAG CTTGAAACAGAGATACAAGGCTGTCTTGATTTCCTCCGCTCTGTCTACACTGTCCTTGGCTTCTCCTTCCGCCTGGCTCTATCCACCCGGCCATCTAGCTTCCTGGGCGAGCCTTGCCTTTGGGACCAGGCTGAGCAG GTCCTTCAACGGGCCCTGGAAGAATTTGGAGAACCCTGGGAACTCAACCCTGGAGATGGTGCCTTTTATGGGCCTAAA GCCTCCGTCTCTCTCCTCCAGATTGACGTGCACCTCCGCGATGCCCTGGGCCGGCCCCATCAGTGTGGGACAATCCAACTTGACTTCCAGCTGCCCCTGAGATTTGACCTCCAGTACAAGGG GCAGGCGGGGGCCCCAGAGCGTCCAGTCGTCATTCACCGAGCAGTGCTAGGTTCTGTGGAAAGGATGTTGGGAGTGCTAGCGGAAAGCTGTGGCGGAAAATG GCCACTGTGGCTGTCCCCGTTCCAGGTGGTGGTCATCCCTGTGGGAACTGAGCAAGAGGAATATGCCAGGGAG GCGCAGCGGAGGCTGCAGGCTGCAGGGCTGGTCTGCGACCTGGATGCTGACTCGGGGCTGACGCTCAGCCGGAGAGTCCGCCGGGCTCAGCTCGCCCACTACAATTTTCAGTTTG TGGTTGGCCAGAAAGAGCAGAGTAAGAGAACAGTGAACATTCGGACTCGAGACAACTGCCAGCTTGGAGAGCGGGACTTGACTGAGGCCGTGCAGAGGCTGCTGGAGCTCCAGAACACCAGGGTGCCAAACGCTGAGCGAGTGTTCTGA
- the TARS2 gene encoding threonine--tRNA ligase, mitochondrial isoform X6, which yields MALCQRWRRLRLPGLQTCRLHTAAVPAPPQWLAERLGLFEELWTAQVKKLASVAQKEHQTIKISLPGGQRVDAVAWSTTPYQLAQQISSTLADTAVAAQVNGELYDLERPLETDSDLRFLTFSSAEGKAVFWHSSTHVLGAAAEQLLGAVLCRGPSTECGFYHDFFLGKERTVRGSELPALERICQELTAAAQPFRRLEASQDQLRQLFKDNPFKLRLIEKKVTGPTAIVYGCGMLVDLCRGPHLRHTGQIGGLKLLTNSSSLWRSSGAPEPLQRVSGISFPTMEELRAWEEGREEAELRDHRRIGKAEYTRRGFSEVKTPILFSTKLWEVSGHWEHYQEDMFALQPPNSDRLSSSLSDHATSHPADTLALKPMNCPAHCLMFAHRPRSWRELPLRLADFGALHRAEASGSLGGLTRLRCFQQDDAHIFCAPDQLETEIQGCLDFLRSVYTVLGFSFRLALSTRPSSFLGEPCLWDQAEQVLQRALEEFGEPWELNPGDGAFYGPKASVSLLQIDVHLRDALGRPHQCGTIQLDFQLPLRFDLQYKGQAGAPERPVVIHRAVLGSVERMLGVLAESCGGKWPLWLSPFQVVVIPVGTEQEEYAREAQRRLQAAGLVCDLDADSGLTLSRRVRRAQLAHYNFQFVVGQKEQSKRTVNIRTRDNCQLGERDLTEAVQRLLELQNTRVPNAERVF from the exons GCAGCTGTGCCAGCCCCTCCACAGTGGTTGGCAGAGCGGCTCGGCCTTTTTGAGGAGCTATGGACTGCTCAAGTAAAGAAGTTAGCAAGCGTGGCACAGAAGGAGCACCAGACTATTAAGATATCACTTCCTGGAGGCCAGAGGGTGGATGCTGTGGCATGGAGCACAACCCCTTACCAGCTAGCCCAGCAGATCAG TTCAACATTGGCAGATACTGCAGTGGCTGCTCAAGTGAATGGAGAACTTTATGATCTGGAACGGCCTTTGGAGACAGATTCTGACCTCAGATTTCTGACATTCAGTTCTGCAGAGGGCAAAGCA GTGTTCTGGCACTCCAGCACCCATGTCCTGGGAGCAGCAGCTGAACAGCTCCTTGGTGCTGTCCTCTGCCGAGGTCCAAGTACAGAATGTGGCTTCTACCATGATTTCTTCCTGGGAAAGGAACG GACAGTCCGGGGCTCAGAGCTGCCTGCTTTGGAGCGGATTTGCCAGGAACTTACAGCTGCTGCTCAACCCTTCCGGAGGCTAGAGGCTTCCCAGGATCAGCTTCGCCAGCTCttcaag GATAACCCCTTTAAGCTTCGCCTGATTGAGAAGAAAGTGACAGGTCCAACAGCAATAGTATATGG GTGTGGCATGCTGGTAGACCTCTGCCGGGGCCCCCACCTTCGGCATACTGGACAAATTGGAGGACTGAAGCTGCTGACG AACTCGTCATCCCTGTGGAGGTCTTCAGGTGCCCCAGAGCCACTGCAGCGAGTGTCAGGGATCTCCTTCCCCACAATGGAGGAGTTGAGAGcctgggaagaagggagggaggaagcggaGTTACGGGACCACCGGCGCAttgggaag GCCGAGTACACCCGCCGTGGTTTTTCTGAGGTGaaaacccccatactgttttctacgAAGCTCTGGGAGGTGTCAGGACACTGGGAGCATTATCAGGAAGATATGTTTGCCCTGCAGCCCCCCAACTCTGACAGGCTCTCCAGCTCCCTGAGTGACCACGCTACTAGCCATCCTGCAGACACACTCGCCCTGAAGCCCATGAACTGCCCTGCACACTG CCTGATGTTCGCTCACCGGCCCAGATCCTGGCGAGAGCTGCCCCTGCGCCTGGCAGACTTTGGGGCCCTGCACCGGGCCGAGGCCTCTGGCAGTCTGGGGGGACTGACCCGGCTGCGGTGCTTCCAGCAGGATGACGCTCACATCTTCTGTGCACCGGATCAG CTTGAAACAGAGATACAAGGCTGTCTTGATTTCCTCCGCTCTGTCTACACTGTCCTTGGCTTCTCCTTCCGCCTGGCTCTATCCACCCGGCCATCTAGCTTCCTGGGCGAGCCTTGCCTTTGGGACCAGGCTGAGCAG GTCCTTCAACGGGCCCTGGAAGAATTTGGAGAACCCTGGGAACTCAACCCTGGAGATGGTGCCTTTTATGGGCCTAAA GCCTCCGTCTCTCTCCTCCAGATTGACGTGCACCTCCGCGATGCCCTGGGCCGGCCCCATCAGTGTGGGACAATCCAACTTGACTTCCAGCTGCCCCTGAGATTTGACCTCCAGTACAAGGG GCAGGCGGGGGCCCCAGAGCGTCCAGTCGTCATTCACCGAGCAGTGCTAGGTTCTGTGGAAAGGATGTTGGGAGTGCTAGCGGAAAGCTGTGGCGGAAAATG GCCACTGTGGCTGTCCCCGTTCCAGGTGGTGGTCATCCCTGTGGGAACTGAGCAAGAGGAATATGCCAGGGAG GCGCAGCGGAGGCTGCAGGCTGCAGGGCTGGTCTGCGACCTGGATGCTGACTCGGGGCTGACGCTCAGCCGGAGAGTCCGCCGGGCTCAGCTCGCCCACTACAATTTTCAGTTTG TGGTTGGCCAGAAAGAGCAGAGTAAGAGAACAGTGAACATTCGGACTCGAGACAACTGCCAGCTTGGAGAGCGGGACTTGACTGAGGCCGTGCAGAGGCTGCTGGAGCTCCAGAACACCAGGGTGCCAAACGCTGAGCGAGTGTTCTGA